TCTCTGCAGATACATCAAAGAGATGCAACATTCCTGGCATCTTGCCAATTTGACAACATTTGGAGCTCTCTCTCCTTGGTGCATCTTCACTGAACAAACAGAGAAATGAGGAAAGTAGAGTTGTTGCTAATAAAAGTGTTGTGCTGTGCATCAAGTGTGTTGTTTGCTTGGAAACACACACCTGACCAGATGTGTTCACCGCTAGTCTGTAAAGGATGACTTGGAACGAAAAAGGACTGAAACCAGAGGATacctttcatgtaaaattattcatGAAGGGCAACAAAatgaccagaatcaggttttttaaaagcattttcatgtttgttttactTCAAGGGTGCTTTGTCTCATCTTTACAGTacaaatgtcatcatttatgTACAAAACCTACTGTACGTttgagtattatttattttatcatggCATTGTGCTTCAAAGCGTATTCATTTGATAAGTACTGATACTGAAAATtatgttttaattaaataaacaaatgtttccTGTTTTTGTGGTGATTAAGTTTATCTGGAATGTAGACTTTTATAGTGTATAGTCAGCATcttgataaaaaacaaaaacaactcctGATACGAAGGCACCACCATCTCTTTCAAAAAACTTTTTGGATCGTTCACAATGACACACATAGTAAACATGTTCTTAATATTGGTTgattggttgaagtttatttcaaacatgtatacaatttgaatatgatacatcatatatttttatttgtatttctaattgtggagggggggcgtggactgcgggcctgccgcggagcggggtgtgtaaggaccggcctcgaagccagcggcaggtaaGTAGATttcccagctggggctggttatctaatcacctgtcgcctttattagcagcagccggtccgagacacgtggttggagttggagttgctggTGAGCGGACACAGTTGAAAGACTGAAAAGTTGTAGCGTGGAGTGTGGTCTTAGCGTGTGTGCGCTCACAAATAAAGACATTCTTACACCAGATTACCGGGCTCACGAAGGAGTCTGTTACGGTCAGGAGGACCCACGAGAAGGAAACGTCACGTTCAGAGactattcttccatccatccatccatcttcttccgcttatccgaggtcgggtcgcgggggcagcagcctaagcagggaagcccagacttccctctccccagccacttcgtccagctcctcccgggggatcccgaggcgttcccaggccagccgggagacatagtcttcccaacgtgtcctgggtcttcctcgtggcctcctaccggtcggacatgccctaaacacctccttagggaggcgctcgggtggcatcctgaccagatgcccgaaccacctcatctggctcctctcgatgcggaggagcagcggctttactttgagctccccccggatgacagagcttctcaccctatctctaagggagagccccgccacccggcggaggaaactcatttcggccgcttgtacccgtgatcttgtcctttcggtcataacccaaagctcatgaccataggtgaggatgggaacgtagatcgaccggtaaattgagagctttgccttccggctcagctccttcttcaccacaacggatcgatacagcgtccgcattactgaagacgccgcaccgatccgcctgtcgatctcacgatccactcttccctcactcgtgaacaagactccgaggtacttgaactcctccacttggggcaagatctcctccccaacccggagatggcactccacccttttccgggcgagaaccatggactcggacttggaggtgctgattctcatcccagtcgcttcacactcagctgcgaaccgatccagtgagagctgaagatcctggccagatgaagccatcaggaccaaatcatctgcaaaaagcagagacctaatcctgcagccaccaaaccggatcccctcaacgccttgactgcgcctagaaattctgtccataaaagttatgaacagaatcggtgacaaagggcagccttggcggagtccaaccctcaccggaaacgtgtccgacttactgccggcaatgcgaaccaagctctgacactgatcatacagggagcggaccgccacaatcagacagtccgaaaccccatactctctgagcactccccacaggacttcccgagggacacggtcgaatgccttctccaagtccacaaagcacatgtagactggttgggcaaactcccatgcaccctcaaggaccctgccgagagtatagagctggtccacagttccacgaccaggacgaaaaccacactgttcctcctgaatccgaggtttgactatccggcgtagcctcctctccagtacacctgaatagaccttaccgggaaggctgaggagtgtgatcccacgatagttagaacacaccctccggttcccctttttaaagagaggaaccaccaccccggtctgccaatccagaggtactgcccccgatgtccacgcgatgctgcagagtcttgtcaaccaagacagccctacagcatccagagccttaaggaactccgggcggatctcatccacccccggggccttgccaccgaggagctttttaactacatcagcaacctcagccccagaaataggagagcccaccacagattcctcaggcactgcttcctcataggaagacgtgttggtgggattgaggaggtcttcgaagtattccctccaccgatccacaacttccgcagtcgaggtcagcagaacaccatccgcaccatacacggtgttggtagtgcactgcttccccttcctgaggcggtggatggtggtccagaatcgcttcgaagccgtccggaagtcgttttccatggcttccccgaactcctcccatgtccgagtttttgcctccgcgaccgctgaagccgcacaccgcttggcctgtcggtacctgtccgctgcctcaggagtcccatgagccaaaagaacccgataggactccttcttcagcttgacggcatccctcaccgccggtgtccaccaacgggttctaggattaccgccacgacaggcaccaactaccttgcggccacagctccaatcagccgcctcgacaatagaggtgcggaacatggtccactcggactcaatgtccagcacctccctcgtgacatgttcaaagttcttccggaggtgggaattgaaactctctctgacaggagactctgccagacgttcccagcaaaccctcacaatgcgtttgggcctgccaggtctgtccggcatcctcccccaccatcgcagccaactcaccaccaggtggtgatcggtagaaagctccgcccctctcttcacccgagtgtccaaaacatgaggccgcaaatccgatgacacaactacaaagtcgatcatagaactgcggcctagggtgtcctggtgccaagtgcacatatgggcacccttatgcttgaacatggtgttcgttatggacaatccgtgacgggcacaaaagtccaataacaaaacaccacttgggttcagatccgggcggccattcttcccaatcacgcctctccaggtttcactgtcgttgccaatatgagcgttgaagtcccccagtagaacgagggaatcacccgggggagcactctcaagtactccctcgagtgaatccaaaaagggtgggtactctgagctgctgtttggcgcgtaagcgcaaacaacagtcaggacccgtccccccacccgaaggcggagggaagctaccctctcgtccaccgggttgaactccaacatgcaggttctgagccggggggcaacaagaattgccaccccagcccgtcgcctctcactgctggcaacgccagagtggaagagagtccagcccctctcgagagaactggttccagagcccttgctgtgcgtcgaggtgagtccgactatatccaaccggaacttctctacctcgcgcactagctcaggctccttcccccccagcgaggtgacgttccacgtcccaagagctagcttctgtagccgaggatcggaccgccaagtgccctgccttcggctaccgcccagctcacattgcacccgacctctatggcccctgctatgggtggtgagcccattggaggggggacccacgttgcctcttcgggctgtgcccggccgggccccatggggacaggcccggccaccaggcgctcgccatcgtgccccaactccgggcctggctccggaggggggccccggtgacccgcgtccgggcgagggaaatctgagtctcggttcttgcatttccatagaagtcttcgagctgctctttgtctgatccctcacctaggacctgtttgtcttgggagacccaagAGACTATTCTTAATTATGTAATTTATTTGCCTTGTAAGTGTAAATGTTCTCGATGCAAAATCATGTATCTGAACTTTTTATCAAATTTAATGAATAATATAATGTCACTGACACTTTTACGCTTTATAAATGCAAAGTCTCCTTATTGTAATTGGGCATTTGTATAAACTTGCCCTAAGTACTATTTTACATTTTTAGATAAACTTTTACAATCAGTTGTTGTTAGTATTTCTAGTAGTATAgtggtagtactagtagtagtagtagtgccaGTGTGTTAGTATCTAGAGcgggagtgtccaaactttttccaccaagggcaggATACGAACATTTTAAAGGATGCTTTGATacgtttgtatattttttttaaagccgtttgacaacatttatgtattttatatattttatatgtattatgTAATACATATTTGTATTACGTCATATATTATATGTCTTTAGTATAGTATTTtaattatatgtatgtatcaagtaatttcaaaataattaaaatattttctAGCTTCTTCATGATgccttctcatatatatatatatatatatatatatatatatatatatatatatatatatatatatatatatatatatatgcatatatatatatatatatgcatatatatatattatatccgAAAGTTAcaatcagtagaaaatggatggatggatataattatatggtaaatgggctatacttttatagcgcttttctaccttcaaagtactcaaagcgctttgacactatttccacattcacccatacacacactgatggcaggagcagccatgcaaggccctaaccacgacccatcaggagcaagggtggagtgtcttgctcaaggacacaacggacgtgacaaggttggtagaaggtggggattgaaccaggaaccctcaggttactggcacagccactctcccaactttgccacatcgtataaaacatatatatatatatgtatatatatatatatatatatatatatatatatatatatatatatttatatatatatatatatatatatatatatatatatatatatatatatatatatatatgttttatacatttttacattaaaacatttttatttcttgtttaggATGGTTGCCTGCCTTAATTTCTTAGCCTTTTAACAAACTTGTATTCTTTCAATATTTCATATATGTTGTGTAATACAAATTTGCATCATTATATAATTTTATAAATCattttatatgtataaataaatatatttttacattttcaatttTTAATCAAACAActattacatttgtttttattcattttattcaaataaatatGAAGAAATAAAGTTGTTTAGAATTTTGAcaataaatattttacatatttttatacaAGACTTTAtattatgtatttgtattttcaatatatgtgtgtatatatatatatattagagctgtccagtaagttatatatatatatatatatatatatatatatatatatatatatatatatatatatatatatatatatatatatatatatatatatatatatatatatatattttatatatatatatattattttttgatcaattaaTTTCAACACAATGAAAATATTTTCTTGCTTGTTTATGATGCCTGCCTCAATTTTTagcctttaaaaaaatacaaacatgtatTCTTTTAATATTTCATGTATGTTATAtaatacatatttgtattattatataattgtatatataatgtatatatatcaataaacatttttttatattttaaatatatttaattcaacaactattaatttttttaaattaattttacacaaataatTATGAACAAATAAAGTtgtctatatttttttttacaataaatgttttttacaATAAATGTTTTACCCGCAATTTATGcaatatttaattgtatttaattgtattaataCATTGTATACatatgcagatatatatatatatatatatatatatatatatatatatatatatatatatatatatatacatatatatataccgtatgtatatatatatatatatatatatatatatatatatatatatatatatatatatacatatatatataccgtatgtatatatatatatatatatatatatatatatatatatatatatatatatatatatatatatatatatatatatatatatatatatatataaataaaatactgaatattaaatattaaatagtaCTAAACAAAGGGCAAGTGAATTTCCGCATATAATTTCATGGTttagaataaaacatatttacgaaacaaatgtgcattatatatatatatatgttttcattAATTGAAATCCAATAAATATTAAAGAACATATTTCTCtttccgtgactgcatgggttccccggGTAccccgacttcctcccacctccaaagacatgcacctggggataggttgattggcaacactaaattggccctagtgtgtgaatgtgagtgtgaatgttgtctgtctatctgtgttggccctgtgatgagatggcgacttgtccagggtgtacaccaccttccgctcgagtgcagctggaatagagctggaatcaagaaataataatgatcaaaacaagtacagaaacagcgcaaatacagtacaaaacagctccagggggttgtaaactaaataaagtaactaaaatataatgcaaaatatatatatgtaacaaaatgtaaagcaataggctcacacaagttccgtaaataatttaaatgtggaacacagcatcatagttttcactgtttgttggttgttagaggtagagagtgttttaaaatagagttctaattcttttacAAAAAACATAGGTTTGGGTATTGAGAATCTTAAATTTATGAAtacaaaacttagccaatagtataaagaGGTTGCaatggtaaaattccttttcaaatgtttattttttatacagtgtaaatccaaatagcacatctttaaaacaaagcacgcatttgtcatgaatattgtccggCAGAACTACATCTCCCAGCACAGGATTCCTAGATCATGACGTCATATGTATGCGCCTCGATCGTTTTACCACACTTTCGGTTAAGCAGTTACAGGCCAAGTCGTCCGTAGATTTAGTATTATTTATAGTTAAAGTTAGGCCATCGGAAGTGTCTTAATGGCGTACACGCAGATATTGAACATGCTGCATCGCACTTTAGGGCCAAAAGCGACCCAGACGTTTAGCTTGGCAGCAAGTCGCACACACAGGACACAGTCAGTGTTGTCGACCTTCTGCAGCAGGGTCGACGCTCCGTTTGGACGTTTTCGTGCTTATAGTTGCTTCCTGCAGCCACGGAGAACCATTCACGTCGACTCCAGCGTGAGAAATAAAAGCGAGGAGAGAGAAGTTGGACAGAAGTCTGTGTCCAAGTACCCACGCAGCACCACCACGGCGACTGCACGCAAAGGTAAACAAACACTTCGAGACACCACATCCCCATCATTTTCATTCAAAGTATACCAACAAACAATAAGTCTGTGCACTTTTTAAATATTCAAGTTTGTAATAATTAAACATATTGGTTAGGATGGAActatcatttgtaaaaaaaataatttgggatAATCAAATTATTTTATTCATCATTAAATCCTTTTAATGGACTAAAACTGGACCAAAAGGAAacctattttttctttttttgtaaatttaaaaacttaaagtaccactgatagtcacacacacactaggtgtggtgaaattaccctctgcatttgacccatccccttgttccaccccctgggaggtgaggggagcagtgagcagcagcggtggccgtgctcgggaatcattttggtgatttaacccccaattccaacccttgatgctgagagccaagcagggaggtaatggttcccattttcacaatctttggtatgactctgccggggtttgaactcacgacctaccgatctcaggccggACACTCTAATGTACAGTACaccaaataaataacattttacacaATAAGTATTGTGTCTAATTAAAATAGTATGCGTAATgattacatataaatatacaatataaatacaataattagcatatgcagGTGCATTTCAATAAAtgtgaatatttttgaaaatgagtTTAAgtgttgaatacatttttaaaaagtgaatAATTTCTCAACTTCTTGATACTTTTAATGATCATAGCTTTGGAATAATATATAATAtccctataataaaaaaaaaagttaaatattgtAAACTATGTAAAATAATGGCTCACTCTCTCTTTTTTGCTCTCATAGATTGAGTCGAACTCCTGATATCAAGTCACTTTtgcacagtgttgggactaacgcattacaaagtaacgcgttactgtaatgtcgttagtttcggcggtaactagtaatctaacgcgttattttttatattcagtaactcagttaccgttactacatgatgcgttactgtgttattttacgttgttttttatgttgtatcggcttgaaacagaagatctgagtgtgttttattggagcgctgcagtgtcgtccttctgaatcttcctctgtcacaagggagagaagaaaagaggcgcgctctgggtgtgtgtgtgtgtggggaggggcaGGGGGCGTATCTGTGTTTCACTAGTGATGCAACGGATCAAcaacgtgatccgcggtttgatatataaaacaaaaaaaaagttgttcgcACGTTCAgtacacacacagcgtggtcatggcgagcggagtaacggaagaGCTTcaacgccccgcgccatttaatcggtgtgtttataggtgcagccccggttgtgcaaaacgagggttttaaacacttgctgaacgtgcttgagccacattacgacatcccgtcgcgcacccattTCAGCGATAAGTTTGTGCCAGATTTTcatgagcaggagaagaacaaagttgtggatgaactatcccgagcatcatctgttgcgctcatgacagacgggtggacgtccaggggaactatgtgACGATAAgcactcacttcatcacagcagactgagaGATGACAAGAcatgccccctctacgagagtcaccttgcgcaggtactgacacaagcagtggaggaatggaagataaagatatcccagtcacacgtgataatgccaaaaataaaataattgcaatgaatgaggcaggactgggaccacagataggtgctttgcacatgtagtgagtttggcatcacagaagggcatctcagtcaataggatggaacgCCTCCTTGGGAgtatcaggaaggaggtttcctacttccacccaagcacaacagctgctcatgtgcttaagacaaagcaagagatgctaaagctgcctacttataaagctcatacatgatgtcccaacgaggtggaactccacttatgatatgttggagcagcaggcagctacatactctgcattgacccacaagaccctgaagacaaatgtcaaagacatcatcaccctgtctgatgatgaagTGAGAGTGGCAGAGGAGGTCCTGCAGGTGCTTCAACCCCTCAaaactgttacatctctactgagcactgaaacttcaccatctgtgtcaatgatcctgccactgaaaacaaggattctacaatccatggctccaagtgtggaagacagcagcatcactccagatgtcaggctttatttcactaccaatgtttcaaggaagattatGTGCCTTCTTAAGTtgcactttaagttgtttttttattgatggtcattggtccaagtttaaagaaaggagaaatgcctttttatgttgcactgtttttcattaattatgttaaaaggaagataaaaatgcatgtcaagttgatcaacatattgtattattctccagtgcaataacagtaccgaaatgaaggctaaaagggcattaatgggagctttaaaaaaaaaagaagaagaaaaaaagaagtaactaaatagttacttttcacagtaacgcattactttttggtgtgatTTAGTAactgttacttttgaaataaagtaactagtaactgtaactagttactggttttcagtaactaacccaacactgcttttgcacaatattgaAATTTTTTGACATGTGAATCTGAGTTATTGTTATGGTAGTGTTGTTACAGAATGCCATTATCCTCATGTAAGAGGTATGATGTAGTAACGTATTCTACAAGATGTTTCTCTTGTTTTGCAGTGAAAGAAGCTGGCAGAGATTTCACCTACTTGATAGTCGTACTCATCGGGCTCGGAGTGACAGGTGACTTCAGCCAATCAGAAACGGATTATTTGCCTCTCATTATCAGCCATATTGCATTTTGCTATTATTGTTCTTTATGTCGCAGGTGGTCTTCTGTTTGTCGTCTTTCAGGAACTGTTTTCTTCCTCCAGTCCAAATAAAGTCTACGGGAAAGCGTTTGACAAAGTCCGATTACACCCAGAGGTAATTAAACTGCTTGTACATAGTTGTGAATACACAGTATTTTAACAGGTATTGGCAAATATTCCTTTATTTATTAATACAGGTTATTGGCGCATTCGGAGAACCGATCAAGTGCTACGGCGAGATTACCCGTCGAGGAAGACGACAACATATCAGGTTGGAGAATTTGATTATGAAACAAAACTTATTATTCAAACACTACATGTGGCTATTCATCAGctgttgttttttaaacaatcTAACTGTATTGTTTTATCTCCATAGTCATTCAGAGTTCCTGAAGGAGGGAATAAAGCACATGCGACTAAAGTTTTACATTGAAGGATCAGAGCCAGGTCTTAAAGGCACAGTGCACTCAGAGTCAAAAGAGGTTTGTATTGTATAGAATTATCTAACCACTACATGCaacattatattatttaaaaaaaaatggaattgcttgtcatttttcagAATCCGGAAACAGGAAAATATGAGTTCCGGTACATATTTGTAGACATTGACACCTACCCAAGGAGGAACATAATTGTGGAAGATAATCGATGatgataatgaaaaaaaataaaaggactAATCCACTCAGTGAACAGAGCTGGCTAATAATTTATGTTGTGCTGTaaatgtggttaaaaaaaaaaaatagcagagaTGAAAATGTAACCATTACATAAAATGAGTACAgtttttgtattaaaaataaatgactttAAAATATCAATCATTTTTATCTGCTGCAaactttttttatgtttacatttttaattgtttgGTTAAAATGTTTAACTGCCTTTAAGTGCTGTACAAATTAGCTTAAAAGTGCTTTGAAATGTGccc
This genomic interval from Nerophis lumbriciformis linkage group LG07, RoL_Nlum_v2.1, whole genome shotgun sequence contains the following:
- the timm21 gene encoding mitochondrial import inner membrane translocase subunit Tim21; the protein is MAYTQILNMLHRTLGPKATQTFSLAASRTHRTQSVLSTFCSRVDAPFGRFRAYSCFLQPRRTIHVDSSVRNKSEEREVGQKSVSKYPRSTTTATARKVKEAGRDFTYLIVVLIGLGVTGGLLFVVFQELFSSSSPNKVYGKAFDKVRLHPEVIGAFGEPIKCYGEITRRGRRQHISHSEFLKEGIKHMRLKFYIEGSEPGLKGTVHSESKENPETGKYEFRYIFVDIDTYPRRNIIVEDNR